In the genome of Oncorhynchus nerka isolate Pitt River linkage group LG27, Oner_Uvic_2.0, whole genome shotgun sequence, the window agctgatctCCCTCttggtcctctctctctagctgatctCCCTCTTggtgctctctctctagctgatctCCCTCTTGGTGCTGTCGCTCTAGCTGATCTCCCTCTTGGTGCTCTCTCTCTAGCCGATCTCCCTCCGGATCCTCTCTTTCTGGTTGTTCTCTGTCTAGCTGCTTCTTCAGTGGCTGTTCATTCCCTAGCTCTTccttttctgtctgttctctctgtgtctgtaggaACTCTTCATGGGCCTCCAGACTGTCCTCCACAAAGCCTGGATCCTCTCCTCCCAGCCTGGGCTCTGATTCTGCCTCTGGTTCTTTTTACTGGGGCTCTCAAGTTCTGGAGTTGTAGTGGTCTCATACTCCCCTAGAAAAGGTCAACACACCCTTATCAAACTTCTCtacatcatgtgtgtgtaaggaggttccaagtgtgtgtgtgtgtgtgtgtgtgtgtgtggatatgagTGCGTGTGTGCGTACCTCTCTCTTGCAGCTCTCTGAGTCGCAGATTCTCCATGGCTTGGTCTCTGATGGTTGCCATGGTGTCCAGACTGTCCTGGATCTTCCTTCTCTCTTGTGTTTGCCATGATTCCCTCTCCCTGCGCTCCCCCTCTGGACCCGCTGTCCCCCACGCCTCCGCACACGCCCTTCATACCGCAACCACATGACAATCATACAGCATCCAAGGACCAACATCACAGACCACACAATGACTCAAGCATAAGTATGACATGTACGGGCAAACAGAGACAAATTGGTAATGCACCTGTCCTTTGGGAACACAGGTCGGTCATCCTAGTATGTGAGCTGTTTGAGATGTATGATCATAGTCTTCCTGTAGTATGGGATTTTCTTTATCACTTCATTTCCCATCAGGTTCAGCACGTGCTGAGGAGGAGGGAACAACAAGGgtgtattcacacacacacacacttgggtaTATTATCAGCATGAAGCAAGAGTATTTGCATTTTATAGTCAGTGTGTCATGCGcatgtgttacggatacagttatcctgtgtgtgtgtatcctgtgtgtgtgtttcttttctctccttctcccctcacaggtgaaaatcatcactccccaatcagtcaacaatcaatcatcaatcagaagacacacctcctcctatttcctaccctatgacagttccttccccatggtttaaaaaccccatcatttgtttgctctggagcaatctctcgctcaatctctctgtaaatgccatgtctgtaggtctctgtgtttcactctcgctttgtgttttaacctctcttttgtttaaagcacctccatagcactttgtcatcacctgtgagtattgttttggttatggtgtttttgtttgttgctggtgggaaaagggggaaaccaagacaagtcgcccatgggcatacactacccgtaggtgaactttgttaaatacactagttagaactaggcggaccacccactgtatttttggttagttagttagctgttgttaaagtaggctagtctagcttaggggtgttttggatgcttattgtttctttccttgggtccagctcagccccttttcctgctccccccattaccgtgtgtttataaataaacctagagtttgacggtagatttctgttgtcgtggttatttcgtgcacacttttactttgtcacaataataatttgcatgagttatgttacgggtctcattaccatcccccctagactgtcgggccaaaagggattcgtaacagcaTGGGCATACTAATGAATAAAGATGATATGATCTCTATTGCATACAGTACTGTTAATCTGTGTGAGCCTGTTGTGAGCATGTCTTCTCACCAGTTCAGGCATTCTCTCCAGCACAGTGAGGATGTCTGGGTCATCCAGCAGGTCGTGGGACATGTCCAGTACACTGAGGGAGAGGCACTGACTCAGATGCTCCACATCTCCCACTGTCTGCAGCTTATTATGGGCTATCTGCAAGGTGCCCagatcaggcaggcaggctgggaaAATACTCACAAAACAAATAGATggagtctctcacacacacacacacacagagataggtGCGGTACGTAGAGTGAGGACAGACTCACCAATGTTTTCGATGGTGCGTATGTAGTTGTTGCAGACATTGAGGGTGCAGAGCTTGCTGAGTGGTTCTAAGTTCTCCAGATTGTGTATGAGGTTCTGGTGGAGGAAGAAGCAGCGTAGGTCCGTTTGGGCCTGCAGGTTCTGGATGCGCTGCAGTCCGTTGCACTCCAGCCAGAGACACTTCAGCCCTGTGTACTCCTCCAGATTCTCTATGGTGGAGAAGCCTAAGAGGGGAAaacataaaataaataacataagAATACTAAAAGAACTCTAACAGTGCAGTTGTATTCCACCTACAATTCTATATAGACCACACAAAGCTTATGATTTTAATTTCTATAAATTATTCATGCAACAATATATCTAACCCGTccataaacaacaacaatttcAGACACACCTTTGAAGTGCAAATACAGTGTGTCATTCAATCGAGGTGTCATGTAGAGTTTATTTTGCTTGCAGTGGTCCTTCAGAAATGTCTTTGTCATTCTGATGAACATAAAGCGTCACTAGTTAAAATGCTAGACAGAATGAACAATAATGTTAGAAGACTACTGACAGCCAATTCCTAGCTTTTAAGATTACCTTGGACCCGAGTCCTTTTCCTCTTGTTGTTGGGCTTGTATGAGTTTGTCGACTTCTGTATGTGAGGACACACAAGTGAGATAGGAGGATAACTTTAGACATGGCTAGACTCATGCGATTATTTAACATGTTGCCATGTGCTGACTATTATGCTAAATTATAGTGAACTGTCTAACCTAGTTTACTGGAAGTTGCAGAAATATTGCTGAACGCGATGTCAACATCTCCAGCT includes:
- the LOC115112346 gene encoding LOW QUALITY PROTEIN: dynein axonemal assembly factor 1-like (The sequence of the model RefSeq protein was modified relative to this genomic sequence to represent the inferred CDS: inserted 1 base in 1 codon; substituted 1 base at 1 genomic stop codon), which gives rise to MHPEPLESGEVEEESGEESSMTLQAGDVDIAFSNISATSSKLEVDKLIQAQQQEEKDSGPRMTKTFLKDHCKQNKLYMTPRLNDTLYLHFKGFSTIENLEEYTGLKCLWLECNGLQRIQNLQAQTDLRCFFLHQNLIHNLENLEPLSKLCTLNVCNNYIRTIENIACLPDLGTLQIAHNKLQTVGDVEHLSQCLSLSVLDMSHDLLDDPDILTVLERMPELHVLNLMGNEVIKKIPYYRKTMIIHLKQLTYXDDRPVFPKDRACAEAWGTAGPEGERRERESWQTQERRKIQDSLDTMATIRDQAMENLRLRELQERGEYETTTTPELESPSKKNQRQNQSPGWEERIQXFVEDSLEAHEEFLQTQREQTEKEELGNEQPLKKQLDREQPEREDPEGDRLEREHQEGDQLERQHQEGDQLEREHQEGDQLEREDQEGDQLEREHQEGDQLERKHQEGDQLEREHQEGDQLEREHQEGDQLEREHQEGDQLEREHQAGDQPDGEHQEGDQPDGEQATEEILKEKLLELNQSRREQLQRRQPKREKLEREQSVCGQPQSQTAGRIVEHGPGPMVTELEETEDLETIHLGQRPPLRIDDLPDLEDVDVEDPDSTCIFSSQRVFRPMIEVVSGDNNDVDPIIHQSGTVWTTSTSGPCSSSLFRVCDKMSNKSPTNHLVALDPEAGDAPELVISEPQGEPRQRQSPEASKPGCLIEELD